A section of the Pseudomonas lini genome encodes:
- the ttdB gene encoding L(+)-tartrate dehydratase subunit beta — translation MIKVLNTPIKDEDLAELNVGDVVYLTGQLVTCRDVAHRRLIELKRELPVDLRGGAIFHAGPIVRKKDDGSFEMVSIGPTTSMRMEKFEKQFIEETGVKMIIGKGGMGPETTAGCLENKAVHAVFPGGCAVLAATKVEEIERAEWQDLGMPETLWVNRVREFGPLIISIDTKGNNLFEQNKARFNERKGAIIDKINAQVRFIK, via the coding sequence GTGATTAAAGTCCTCAACACACCTATCAAGGACGAAGATCTCGCAGAGCTCAATGTCGGCGACGTGGTTTACCTGACTGGGCAATTGGTCACCTGCCGCGACGTGGCTCACCGACGCCTCATCGAGCTCAAACGTGAACTACCGGTAGATTTGCGCGGCGGGGCAATCTTCCATGCGGGCCCCATTGTGCGTAAAAAAGATGATGGCAGCTTTGAGATGGTGTCCATTGGCCCAACTACCAGCATGCGAATGGAGAAATTCGAAAAGCAGTTCATCGAGGAAACCGGCGTCAAGATGATTATTGGCAAAGGTGGCATGGGGCCCGAAACCACCGCAGGCTGCCTGGAGAACAAGGCCGTACATGCCGTATTCCCTGGCGGTTGTGCGGTCCTTGCGGCCACCAAGGTGGAGGAGATCGAACGCGCTGAATGGCAGGATCTTGGAATGCCGGAAACCCTTTGGGTTAACCGGGTCCGGGAGTTCGGTCCGCTGATCATCTCCATCGACACCAAAGGCAATAACCTTTTCGAACAAAACAAAGCGCGATTTAACGAACGCAAAGGTGCAATCATCGATAAAATCAACGCTCAGGTTCGCTTCATCAAGTGA
- the ttdA gene encoding L(+)-tartrate dehydratase subunit alpha, whose product MDKEAAVESLTDVMAKFTAYIGKRLPTDVKKKTAQLRAAETNPLAIAVYDSMAENQDYADKLDRPSCQDTGVIQYFIAAGAKFPLLGELENILENATLEATIKGPLRHNAVETFVEKNTGTNTGSKIPWLDWEIIPDADYAMIDVYMAGGGCTLPGSAKVLMPGQGYEGVTEFVFDVITSRGVNACPPLLVGVGVSTSVETAARLSKRAILRPVDSSHPNENAALMERLLEEGLNEVGIGPQGLTGNSSVMGVNIESSARHPSTIGVAVSTGCWAHRRGKIRINADLSYDILSHEGVVL is encoded by the coding sequence GTGGATAAAGAAGCAGCCGTTGAATCGTTGACTGACGTCATGGCCAAGTTTACTGCCTATATTGGTAAGCGCTTGCCGACCGACGTAAAAAAGAAGACCGCCCAACTGCGCGCAGCGGAAACCAATCCGCTGGCCATCGCCGTCTACGACTCCATGGCGGAAAACCAGGACTATGCTGACAAGCTCGACAGACCGAGCTGCCAGGACACCGGCGTGATTCAGTACTTCATCGCAGCAGGTGCTAAGTTCCCGCTATTGGGGGAACTTGAAAACATTCTGGAAAATGCAACTCTGGAAGCAACCATCAAAGGCCCGCTACGTCATAACGCCGTAGAGACCTTCGTCGAAAAGAACACAGGGACCAACACGGGCTCCAAAATTCCGTGGCTTGACTGGGAGATTATCCCGGACGCCGATTACGCAATGATCGATGTTTACATGGCTGGCGGCGGTTGCACACTACCGGGCTCCGCTAAGGTTTTGATGCCTGGTCAAGGCTACGAGGGCGTAACGGAATTTGTTTTCGACGTCATTACCTCCCGCGGCGTGAACGCTTGTCCGCCGTTGCTGGTGGGCGTCGGCGTGTCCACCTCCGTAGAGACAGCCGCCCGTTTATCCAAGCGGGCCATCCTGCGACCAGTCGACTCCAGCCATCCCAACGAAAATGCAGCCTTGATGGAACGGCTTCTTGAGGAAGGCCTCAATGAGGTCGGCATCGGCCCACAGGGCCTGACCGGCAACAGCAGTGTGATGGGTGTGAACATCGAGTCTTCAGCGCGCCATCCATCGACCATCGGCGTTGCCGTCTCCACCGGTTGCTGGGCACATCGCCGCGGCAAAATCCGCATCAATGCCGACCTGTCCTACGACATCCTCTCCCATGAAGGAGTAGTCCTGTGA
- a CDS encoding carbohydrate porin produces MALLLLCGATSSQAQEAFNPESPWMLGDWGGLRSELLEKGYTFNVLYTGDAATNLAGGYDSHTTARYTDQLALMSNFDLEKILGWEGADFQFTISDRNGRNLTNDVITDPRVGGISQVQEVYGRGQTWRLTQLWYRQKFFDGGLDIKLGRMNFGEDFGSFPCKFQNLAFCGAQPGNWAGDIIYNWPITQWAGRVKVALSDNTYAQIGAYEQNPSYLEIGNGFKLNSSGNEGALIPIELVHTTSLGAGRLPGEYRVGAYYSSRNANDVNTEENGAPKSRDSKHGAWIAAQQQVWKDPDFAARGVSVFAYATVHDKAASMIDRSVQAGVFYTAPFKSRPNDEIGVAISNIHVNERYKDNQQQMNDLAGVSDYDDPRYTPTQGSETNMEIYYGFGVTKWLTVRPNIQFVGNPGGVSEVKDAWVAGLKFETSL; encoded by the coding sequence ATGGCACTGCTGCTGCTTTGCGGAGCGACCAGCAGTCAGGCGCAAGAAGCCTTCAATCCCGAGTCCCCCTGGATGTTGGGAGACTGGGGCGGCCTACGCTCAGAATTACTGGAAAAGGGTTATACCTTTAACGTGCTCTACACGGGCGACGCCGCGACGAATCTGGCCGGTGGCTACGACTCGCACACCACGGCGCGGTATACCGACCAACTTGCACTGATGAGCAATTTTGACCTTGAGAAAATACTCGGTTGGGAAGGCGCTGATTTTCAATTCACGATATCGGATCGTAACGGGCGCAATCTCACCAATGATGTCATCACCGATCCTCGGGTAGGCGGCATCAGTCAGGTTCAAGAGGTATACGGACGCGGCCAGACCTGGCGCCTCACGCAACTCTGGTATCGTCAGAAATTCTTTGACGGCGGGCTGGATATCAAACTGGGCCGCATGAACTTTGGCGAGGACTTCGGCAGCTTTCCCTGCAAGTTCCAGAACTTGGCGTTCTGCGGCGCGCAGCCGGGTAACTGGGCCGGCGATATCATTTACAACTGGCCAATCACTCAATGGGCGGGCCGGGTCAAGGTTGCATTGAGCGATAACACTTATGCGCAAATTGGTGCATACGAGCAAAACCCGTCCTATCTGGAAATAGGCAACGGTTTCAAACTCAACAGTAGCGGCAACGAAGGAGCCCTGATACCCATCGAGCTGGTCCATACCACGTCGCTGGGGGCCGGGCGGCTGCCAGGGGAATACCGCGTGGGGGCCTATTACAGCAGCCGTAACGCAAACGACGTCAACACTGAAGAAAATGGCGCGCCCAAATCCCGCGATAGCAAACACGGCGCATGGATTGCTGCGCAACAGCAAGTCTGGAAAGACCCAGACTTCGCCGCTCGCGGGGTGTCGGTGTTTGCCTATGCCACAGTGCATGACAAAGCCGCCAGTATGATTGATCGCTCTGTGCAAGCAGGCGTCTTCTATACCGCGCCGTTCAAATCCCGTCCAAATGACGAGATCGGCGTCGCCATCTCCAATATCCATGTAAATGAACGTTACAAGGATAACCAGCAACAAATGAACGACCTGGCGGGCGTCAGCGACTATGACGATCCTCGCTACACGCCGACGCAAGGTTCGGAAACCAACATGGAAATCTACTACGGGTTCGGCGTCACCAAATGGCTGACCGTGCGCCCCAACATCCAGTTTGTTGGTAACCCCGGCGGTGTCAGTGAAGTCAAGGACGCGTGGGTCGCAGGTTTGAAGTTTGAGACCAGCTTGTAA